Proteins encoded within one genomic window of Formosa agariphila KMM 3901:
- the lysA gene encoding diaminopimelate decarboxylase: protein MNNNTLLKIANDFGSPVYVYDSEKIVSQYKRLTSAFNKVKQLKVNYAVKALSNISILKLMKNLGAGLDTVSIQEVQLGLKAGFSAEQIIFTPNGVSLEEIEEASKLGVQINIDNLSILEQFGTKHPKVPVCIRINPHVMAGGNANISVGHIDSKFGISVHQIPHILRIVENTGMHINGIHMHTGSDILDIDVFLYASEILFDTAKHFKDLDFLDFGSGFKVPYSKGDIETNIEEFGTKLTKRFNEFCKEYGKELTLGFEPGKFLVSESGVFLAKVNAVKQTTSTVFAQIDSGFNHLIRPMLYGSQHVITNISNPKGRERFYSVVGYICETDTFANNRRINEITEGDILGFQNAGAYCYSMASNYNSRFRPAEVLWHKDKALLIRERETFEDIIKNQIEVTL from the coding sequence ATGAATAATAACACTTTATTAAAAATTGCAAACGACTTTGGAAGTCCGGTGTATGTGTACGACTCTGAAAAAATAGTGTCTCAGTATAAACGTTTAACATCTGCATTTAATAAGGTGAAACAGCTAAAAGTGAACTATGCCGTAAAAGCGTTATCTAATATTTCGATTTTGAAATTAATGAAAAACCTTGGTGCCGGATTAGATACTGTGTCTATTCAAGAAGTTCAATTGGGATTAAAAGCTGGGTTTTCTGCCGAACAAATTATCTTTACTCCAAATGGTGTGTCTTTAGAAGAAATAGAAGAGGCTTCTAAATTAGGCGTACAAATTAATATAGACAACTTATCTATTTTAGAGCAATTCGGTACAAAACATCCTAAAGTTCCTGTTTGTATTCGTATTAATCCGCATGTTATGGCTGGAGGAAATGCTAATATCTCTGTAGGACACATCGATTCTAAATTTGGAATCTCTGTACATCAAATTCCACATATTTTAAGAATTGTAGAAAATACAGGCATGCATATTAACGGAATACACATGCATACAGGTAGTGATATTTTAGATATCGATGTCTTTTTATATGCTAGTGAAATTTTATTCGATACAGCTAAACATTTTAAAGACTTAGACTTTTTAGATTTCGGTTCTGGTTTTAAAGTACCTTATTCTAAAGGGGATATTGAAACAAACATTGAAGAATTCGGAACTAAACTAACAAAGCGTTTTAACGAATTTTGTAAAGAATACGGAAAAGAATTAACCTTAGGTTTCGAGCCAGGAAAATTTTTAGTAAGTGAATCTGGAGTATTTTTAGCAAAAGTAAATGCTGTAAAGCAAACTACTTCTACTGTATTTGCGCAAATAGACTCTGGTTTTAACCATTTAATCCGTCCGATGCTTTACGGATCACAACACGTTATTACTAACATTTCTAACCCAAAAGGTCGCGAACGTTTTTACTCTGTTGTAGGTTATATTTGTGAAACAGACACTTTTGCAAACAACCGTAGAATTAATGAAATTACAGAAGGAGATATCCTTGGATTCCAAAATGCTGGTGCCTATTGTTATTCTATGGCTTCTAACTATAATTCACGTTTTCGTCCTGCCGAAGTACTTTGGCATAAAGACAAAGCCTTATTAATTAGAGAAAGAGAAACTTTCGAGGACATTATAAAAAATCAAATCGAAGTCACTTTATAA
- the sucC gene encoding ADP-forming succinate--CoA ligase subunit beta has protein sequence MNLHEYQGKEILNSFGVRIQRGIVAKSAQDAVVAAKQLTSETGTSWYVVKAQVHAGGRGKGGGVKLAKNLQEVEKISGEIIGMDLVTPQTSAEGKRVHQVLVAEDVYYPGESETEEFYVSVLLNRSTGRNMIMYSTEGGMDIETVAEETPHLIFTEEIDPAVGILPFQARRVAFNLGLSGNAFKEMTKFVTNLYTAYVQSDSSLFEINPVLKTSDNKILAVDAKVTIDDNALYRHKNYLDLRDIREESAIEVEAGKLGLNYVDLDGNVGCMVNGAGLAMATMDLIKQAGGEPANFLDVGGTADAARVEAAFKIILKDPNVKAILINIFGGIVRCDRVAQGVIDAYKNMGNINVPIIVRLQGTNADVAKELIDNSGLDVMSATQFQEAADKVQEVLA, from the coding sequence ATGAACTTACACGAATATCAAGGAAAAGAAATTTTAAATAGTTTTGGCGTACGTATACAACGCGGTATCGTAGCAAAAAGTGCTCAAGATGCTGTTGTAGCTGCAAAACAATTAACTTCGGAAACAGGAACAAGCTGGTACGTTGTTAAAGCCCAAGTTCACGCAGGTGGACGTGGTAAAGGAGGCGGAGTAAAATTAGCCAAGAATTTACAAGAGGTAGAGAAAATTTCTGGTGAGATTATAGGGATGGACCTAGTAACACCACAAACTTCTGCAGAAGGTAAAAGAGTACACCAAGTATTAGTTGCTGAAGATGTATACTACCCTGGAGAATCTGAAACAGAAGAATTTTACGTATCTGTTTTATTAAATCGTTCTACTGGTCGCAATATGATTATGTATTCTACTGAAGGTGGAATGGATATTGAAACTGTTGCTGAAGAAACTCCGCATTTAATTTTTACTGAAGAAATAGACCCTGCTGTAGGTATTTTACCTTTCCAAGCAAGACGCGTTGCGTTTAACTTAGGGTTATCTGGAAATGCTTTTAAAGAAATGACAAAGTTTGTTACTAATCTGTATACAGCTTACGTACAATCTGATTCTTCTTTATTTGAAATTAACCCAGTTTTAAAAACTAGCGATAATAAAATTCTTGCTGTAGATGCTAAAGTTACTATAGATGACAATGCATTATACAGACATAAAAACTATCTTGATTTACGTGATATACGTGAAGAAAGTGCAATTGAAGTAGAAGCTGGTAAACTTGGTTTAAACTATGTAGACCTAGACGGAAACGTGGGTTGTATGGTTAACGGAGCTGGTTTAGCTATGGCGACTATGGATTTAATTAAGCAAGCAGGTGGAGAACCAGCTAACTTTTTAGATGTTGGAGGTACTGCTGATGCTGCTCGTGTAGAGGCTGCTTTTAAAATTATTTTAAAAGACCCTAACGTAAAAGCAATCCTTATCAACATTTTTGGTGGTATTGTACGTTGTGACAGAGTTGCACAAGGAGTAATAGATGCATACAAAAACATGGGTAACATTAACGTGCCAATTATTGTACGTTTACAAGGTACCAATGCAGATGTTGCTAAAGAATTAATTGATAATTCTGGATTAGATGTAATGAGTGCTACTCAATTCCAAGAAGCTGCAGATAAAGTACAAGAAGTTTTAGCATAG
- a CDS encoding DUF1456 family protein — protein sequence MTNNDVLKKLRVALKLRDDDIVKILELVDFRISKSELGAFFRKEDHPKYMECGDQILRNFLNGLVIHMRGPLPKKIASKTKVADKSSEKKVSTKKPDYKKSESIKPKSNKKASNK from the coding sequence ATGACTAATAATGATGTTCTTAAAAAGTTACGTGTTGCTCTTAAATTAAGAGACGACGATATCGTAAAGATTCTAGAATTAGTAGATTTTAGAATTAGTAAAAGTGAATTAGGTGCATTTTTCAGAAAGGAAGATCATCCAAAATACATGGAGTGTGGTGACCAAATTTTAAGAAATTTCTTAAACGGATTAGTTATTCATATGCGTGGGCCATTACCAAAGAAAATTGCCTCTAAAACTAAAGTAGCAGATAAATCTTCAGAAAAAAAGGTCTCGACAAAGAAACCTGATTATAAAAAATCGGAATCAATTAAACCAAAGTCAAATAAAAAAGCGTCTAACAAATAA
- the uvrB gene encoding excinuclease ABC subunit UvrB, producing MRFKIKSEFEPTGDQPTAIKKLTQGINSDEKFQTLLGVTGSGKTFTVANVIQEVQRPTLVLAHNKTLAAQLYSEFKQFFPDNAVEYFVSYYDYYQPEAYIPVSGTYIEKDLSINEEIEKLRLSTTSSLLSGRRDVLVVASVSCLYGIGNPVEFQKNVITLERDQVISRTKLLHSLVQSLYSRTEAEFNHGSFRIKGDTVDIFPSYADDAYRIHFFGDEIEEIEVFDVQTNEVIEKYDRLTIYPANMFVTSPDVLQNAIKDIQDDLVKQHDYFKDIGKHLEAKRLKERTEFDLEMIRELGYCSGIENYSRYLDGRQPGTRPFCLLDYFPDDFLMVVDESHVTISQVHAMYGGDRSRKENLVDYGFRLPAAMDNRPLKFEEFEALQNQVIYVSATPADYELEKSDGVYVEQVIRPTGLLDPIIEVRPSLNQIDDLIEEIQLRIEQDERTLVTTLTKRMAEELTKYLDRIQIRCRYIHSDVDTLERVEIMQDLRKGLFDVLVGVNLLREGLDLPEVSLVAILDADKEGFLRSARSLTQTVGRAARNLNGKAIMYADKITKSMQKTIDETEYRREKQINYNTANNMVPRALNKSLDSALAKNSVSTYSYELEALKAAEPESEYLTKPQLEQNIRDRRKLMEVAAKDLDFMQAAKFRDEIKHYQDKLEKLKH from the coding sequence ATGCGATTTAAAATAAAATCAGAATTCGAGCCTACCGGAGATCAGCCTACAGCGATTAAAAAATTAACGCAAGGGATTAACTCCGATGAAAAATTTCAAACATTATTAGGAGTTACTGGTTCAGGAAAAACCTTTACTGTTGCTAATGTTATTCAGGAAGTACAACGCCCTACCCTAGTTTTAGCTCATAATAAAACATTGGCTGCGCAACTGTATTCAGAATTTAAGCAATTTTTTCCAGATAATGCTGTAGAGTACTTTGTGTCTTACTACGATTATTATCAGCCGGAAGCTTACATTCCTGTTTCTGGAACCTATATAGAAAAGGATTTATCTATAAACGAAGAAATTGAAAAACTACGATTAAGCACCACCTCATCTTTACTTTCTGGTCGTCGCGATGTATTAGTGGTTGCTTCGGTATCTTGTTTATACGGAATTGGAAACCCTGTAGAATTCCAGAAAAATGTAATTACTTTAGAGCGTGATCAAGTTATTTCTAGAACTAAATTATTGCACAGCTTAGTACAGAGTTTATATTCGAGAACAGAAGCCGAATTTAATCATGGAAGTTTCAGAATTAAAGGAGATACTGTAGATATTTTTCCAAGTTATGCTGATGATGCTTATAGAATTCACTTTTTCGGAGATGAAATTGAAGAAATTGAAGTGTTCGATGTGCAAACCAACGAAGTCATAGAAAAGTACGACCGTCTAACCATCTATCCCGCAAACATGTTTGTAACGTCTCCAGATGTCCTACAAAATGCGATTAAAGATATTCAGGATGATTTGGTAAAACAACACGATTATTTTAAAGATATTGGAAAACATTTAGAAGCAAAACGATTAAAAGAACGTACCGAATTCGATTTAGAAATGATTCGAGAACTAGGTTACTGTTCTGGTATCGAAAATTATTCAAGATATTTAGACGGCCGCCAACCGGGTACGCGCCCCTTCTGTTTGTTAGACTATTTCCCAGATGATTTTTTAATGGTAGTTGACGAAAGTCACGTCACGATTTCACAAGTTCATGCCATGTATGGTGGCGATAGAAGCAGAAAAGAAAACTTAGTAGATTACGGTTTTAGATTGCCAGCAGCAATGGATAACAGACCGCTTAAATTTGAAGAGTTTGAAGCACTTCAAAACCAAGTTATTTATGTAAGTGCGACGCCTGCAGATTATGAATTAGAAAAAAGTGACGGAGTTTATGTGGAACAAGTTATTCGCCCTACTGGACTTTTAGATCCTATAATTGAAGTTCGACCAAGTTTAAATCAGATTGATGATTTAATAGAAGAAATTCAACTTCGTATAGAACAAGATGAGCGGACTTTAGTAACGACGCTTACAAAGCGTATGGCAGAAGAATTAACGAAATACTTAGATCGCATTCAAATCCGTTGCCGATATATACATAGTGATGTGGACACCTTAGAGCGTGTAGAAATCATGCAAGATTTACGTAAAGGATTGTTCGATGTATTAGTGGGTGTAAACTTACTTCGTGAAGGATTAGATTTACCAGAAGTATCTCTAGTTGCCATTTTAGATGCAGATAAAGAAGGCTTTTTACGTTCGGCACGATCTTTAACACAAACGGTAGGTCGAGCAGCACGGAACCTAAATGGTAAGGCTATAATGTATGCAGATAAGATTACCAAAAGTATGCAGAAAACTATAGACGAAACCGAATACAGACGTGAGAAACAAATTAATTATAACACAGCTAATAATATGGTACCAAGAGCACTAAACAAAAGTTTAGACAGTGCCTTAGCTAAAAATTCTGTGAGTACTTACAGTTACGAGTTGGAGGCATTAAAAGCAGCAGAACCTGAAAGTGAGTATTTAACGAAACCTCAATTAGAACAAAATATTAGAGACAGAAGAAAATTAATGGAAGTAGCAGCCAAAGATTTAGACTTTATGCAAGCGGCTAAATTTCGCGATGAAATTAAACATTATCAAGACAAGCTTGAAAAATTAAAACACTAA